Part of the Tenebrio molitor chromosome 4, icTenMoli1.1, whole genome shotgun sequence genome, tggtcgcattaatttcaaaatctcaTTGTGAAATAATCTAGGGACTTTTGTGTGGCATGAGTTATGGTGGCATTTCTgcgaaatttatgtcaaatgttttaattgttaaccGGAGCTCGCTAAAGATGCCGGACGCCGGCCAGCCTGCTATTACAGCAATACCAACGTAAtacgtacaaaaaaaaacttaaaaagttTCACAAAAAGTCTCAAACTGTCTCACAGACAGTCGGGAAGTTAATGTGtggaaatatttaattgagTTTAGGTAATtacgggtgatcaagaaggactgtttaagttggcagtacaattaagaaaattttttaattcggttatttataagtttataacactgcaactggatatgttttgttggtttatttgacaaatatctgataatttattaagaaaggagaggaaaaaaaaacaaaaggaaaaaaaatgtgtttttaattattgtaaaaatttgcCGGATTTTTGCGACCATGTCCTcgcaaaagtttttcaaatttaagcGACGTCTTTCCTTATTTCTTTAAGTAAATTGGACAATTACACCTTGAACCAGTTTATTAAAAGACTAGTGTAAAATCGCAAGCTTCCGCACACGTCAACTCttggaaatagttatttacgaaatgagtGCGAAAAGATATTAGCGCATGAGCGCACTATTTGAGACACGAGCGATGAAGGaacgagtgcttcatttgcgtgAATGTGACGAATACGTCTTCTTGCATCgaagttcgtacaatattttttgaaacgaaaattatgtctgatttgtcGTTTATCCTTTATCCAGATAGGATGGCGCTTGTCCAGCGCTTGTCAAAGTGTttatcgaattaatagcgatttattttcactctttctAAATTTTCATACGTTCCTGAGATGGAGACAAGAAGCAGTGCTAGTTTGGCGTCAACGTCAAGCTCTGTATCGACACagtatttcgaaaaaaaaaaaatcagaagcATTTGGAGTTTCAATTCATGAagaaaattgtacatttaatttctgtaatactgataaaaatgttaagtAACTATGTAAGTGCTAATTGTTACTTAgaattcttaaaaatgtataattacATCTGAAAGTTATTTCAATGAAGGttcagtcgcgagcaataaattttggtcgtcaaggttattctttgacgcaatggaaagtGCTCTAATGTGAAGCGGGCATAACCTCTAATAAATTCTATGTATCTTGTCTTGTCAACTTGTCAACTTTTTGGAAATCCCAACTAGCTTCTGATACATCCGTCTCTATCAGCGAAATAATTGGTTGGATATTGGGGCCATAATTTAgtcgaaaataaaacttagatatttttttttattgacgtttTATTGCATTGGCCCTAATTAAgcatgcaaaatttttaatttctgacAGTAgcgggaaatttcaaaatgaccttgacgaccaagatTTAATGCTTGCGACTGTACCTGCATAAGGATCTTTTTTCTCCACTAGTGAGGGAAGTGATTTACTTTCCTCACATGTGATGGAAACGCCTACTTTCCTCtttaaattgagtgatggaaaaatgtcattttcaaaCTTGACGttgacaaaacaaaatttcaatcATGTAGTTGTCCCGCATTATCCTCCGTGTGAGGCTTTCCATCATAATCTGCATTAAAAACTTCTTACTTTGTTTTGTGTCAATAGAGATTATCACACAACCACGAAAGTCCAACACGTTTGGTCGTAAAATGTTATAACAAATTATCACCGTGTGAACAAGATTTCACAGTctctgtatttaatcaaacaATCAAAGAAATCTTAATTAGCAAAACCATAAACCAATATTACACATTTGATGAGTTGActcataaattattatatttttttcgaactgaatataaaaaatttttagcCTCATTTCTAtatgacatgtttacacattttgagcAGGtacggtatcttgatttttacatattaaccaaactatctgtcattttaccgcacggagtgtgtaaactaacacgaaaattttaagctttcagagacctccaaaaaaactgttagcttatcataaataaagtccatttatacagggtgtaacagaaaaaagtgcatttattttaactggtaatagtactcatcaattacaacaatttttctaaataaagtttcttgaaatttgcaaaattgaattgCCATTTGTCCCTCCTTTATTTtgaatgcaattttataaatcataaaacttttttaaagagGAATCGTAAAAACAGAATGTTTTTATTCCCTTCGTATTGCATTTGATGAATAAAaaggtttcactttcgtttgttttttgttacctCCTTGTTTTGCTTCTTTATTAAATGCAGttagattaaaatcgttgCACAGGCGGGTAAGCAAATCTTTggtaaatttagattaatttttaaaacccttcagaatttgttttcgaaaaaaaattatttagaaaagttgtagtAAATGAGtcctattaccagttaaaataagtgcacttttttctgttacaccctgtactAAGATAAAATACCGCTACCATTGATCTGTTcggttttcaaaaatgatatACTGATATACATAATTCTTTCGTTGAATATCCaacaagaatgcattcattctttaatagtcgtggagaaaattacatattacgaAACGCATATTACGTGATAGTAGATAAATAAATGCAAGAATGCATAATTGCATACAATACATCTTCATCGTACACAGGAAAGTGTTAGACAAAACTAACTCGAGATCTATCACCATGTTAGTATGTGATAGTTTAAAATAGGTATCTTTCTGATTCAAATCtacggtcgatggacaaataagaACTATTGACTATTGAACTGTcgatatatttgtcagtgtctatataatatgtcataccaaagttaacctatttgtgataaagtcataattaaacgatgcaaatttgtacattttgacttgtaactgtcatttttgtcccagttttatttgtccatcgactatacattacacatttttactttttattatgCTTAAAAAGTCATTTTTCTTGACGGGTAAACCAAATATTTACAAGTTTCTGCAGTAACTAATGTCGTGCACGAGATAATCTTGAAAAACACTCTTTTGCTTTCTTCCCTAACTCAAAACACCTTAATGAATCGTTTGAAAAACAATAGACAATGAAAACTGCAAAGTTCAAGTgtaaactgtcaaatgtcaaatttacaaagcCAGAAGAGGCGGCAAATCTATACGTATATCATAAATCACAACCAAGTACGATTACAGTGCTACAGTGTCATAGACATTCATAAGAACTCTGTTAACTAATACTCGTAGTGTgaattttttaccaaaaatatCGAACGTTTTTGAAgattctttttatttgtatGTTTTAGCTGATCTTGTAGTTTTTTGAATCGCAATTCCCAGAGATGCAGAAATGAAACATCACTTTTTAATGAACTTACGATTAATGGAAACGCCGCTACACCCCACACTACTGTTTTCAAAACTGGTGCGATAGATTTTACTATTAAATTAGGCTGTTATAAAAAACTCTTATCTGCAGTTCTAGATAAGCGTTCTAATTACACTTTAAACCAAAAGGTAATTTTTCGCAGgtgctacattaatttatttatttatcaaggTAAAAAGTGcgtctttttcgtccgagtctgagttttctggccaaAGCGCAGCCcagtttaaaagtaaaaatccgTGCTgtcaactcaaacagtccttgttgatcacacTGTAGAAACTCGTGTTTTGAAACAAACTTtgagtaatttgttttttcaaggTTGGCGTTCCTGATCTTGGcattatgaaaatgaaatgtcaaaataaaccCGTATTTCTGGCGGGGTACATGCAAAATTGTCTCCgctcatttttaatttgaaatttgaatcttCCAAACAATATGACATTTGTTGCCAACCAcgacaaaattccctaaatttgaaaattcttaattttcacttaaaaatggcTTAAGAcagaaaaaatagttttttaacgtccgtcaaaaaaagtacaagttttttcattcatttgcgttcataaaatatgtgatttttgaatcggtcaagaagcgttaaaaaaagtgccatagcggttcatttttgcacgcattttgcgttaaaaaaagtgtcattttttaatgcagttataaaatttttcattcataattagtacCTTTTTGATGAGTTcctatgtaaattgggatttttttgacatgagtaggccaatttaaaaagcgagtaaaaaaaaaacaagcgttttaaaggtccacgggtCCAaccaggagaaaattttcaaattttgagtgtcgaaaaaattgttatctaaacttaTGGGcgccaaacattttttgtatgcaactcgttagtaaagtatcgtTTTTTTACTCAGCGGATTTGAGCACTCGCTTCGCtcgagcggcaaattttccttctcgtaaaaaaaagtattactttactcacttgttgcacaaataactattatgatATGTATCTCTTTACAAAGCATTTTGTAGTATTCACTCTTTCGTGGCACTCCTCACAGTTCATTTAGTGTTGCACAATGATGAAATATTATTCTATTGTGCGGTGTAAACGTTATGTTTAGCGAAAAGGACATTCAGGATTCCTATTTTTTTCGTTGTAGGATATCTTACTAAAAGACATTCGTCAACAATGAcatatatttacaaaaatgacctAAGATCTAGAATGCATGTAATAGTCAATCGCTGTCGAGAACGCGGCGAATCCCGCCGCCCCCAAAACACCAGCCTTGACACCGGCCCTCAACCCGATCAGCCCCCCAGTCACGCCCCCTGCGTAAGTACCGTTCTTCCAGTCAGATTTCCCCCTCATCTGCAACAACAAAATCCAAAATCCTGGTCAAACTCAAAAAAGAGATTACCGTCTCGATACTGCACTCCACCGCCGAAAACAGGGCCCCGATCACGGCGAAATTCTTAGCATACCCGAGCGTCGTCGTTTTCATCTCCTGGAAAACCTGGCGCGCCGTCTGCTGTTCCACGTTGGTGGCGGTGGGACCGACGCTGCTCGAGAACAAACCGATCGCCGCCCCTAGACCGTAACCTATAACGCAACTCATGAGAGACTTGAAGGGGCAGCTCTCGAAGaacgcctccaccattttctCCTCGTTGGTTTTGATACGGACGGGGCCCAAGTTTTTCGGGATTATGATGTTCTCCCGGTAGCGGTAGTTGTTACCGACGAAGTACTGGGTCAGGTACGACCATTCTTCGGGGGTCAGTTGGCGCTTGTTTTCCTGGGGAgacgacataacctcactttttactCCTGCACTAACAACACTCGTATGTCGATTtcaaaaaaacacaattaagAATCACTCATGGGGGCGTCTTAGAAGGAAATTCAGCACAACGGTGCGGATTTAAATCCGAAATAACCTTAAATTTTCACGGAGTTTGTAGTTCTGAAGCGAAGTACAGATGGCGCCTATCATTGACAttttaacaattattaaactttgaataattttttttttaataaattaggtAATTATAATGGAAATTCATTTGgtagtaatttaatttttttcctatttttttaaagtttaattaCTTTCGTGCGTCACAAactgcaaaaaatccactacGCTCTACTTTTGAGCTTTTGACTCCCAAGATGGCGCCACAATTTGTTGATTAATTTTCGATATTTCCAAGgataaaacaaatttgtcaattttaacaaGGATTCCGAGAGTTGGCACACTTTATTCAATTCCTGTTTACTTTCCTCTCAATCCTTTATCTGCCCTGCCAAATGTTTGCGGCCCTGAAAGTGGCGCAGCCTCGTTCTGTCAAAAAATCCGGTTTGCAACGTTTAATCCGAAGCGTCACGCAAACTACCGTTAATAAAATGTCCTACAGCGAGGAACACATCAGAAACAAGTTGACAAAAGAACTCGAAGCCTCACATGTCGTAAGTACCCCCTTGTTTTATTTAGTCGTAACCTCGTCTGTCAAAAACGCACCCTAACCTCACAAACTTATCGCCGTTCGGTGGCACATCTCGGCGATGTTTTTCGTGAAGTTAAGTTGCGAGGTGTGGTTGGTGATCTTGGGCGGGCTGGTGGCGGTTCTGTTAAGGGGCTGCACGAGCCTCCACCCGTACTCGGGTGCGGGCACCCCTCCCATGTACGGCGACTACGAGGCGCAGCGCCACTGGATGGAAATCACGACGAATCTGGCCGTGACCGAGTGGTACAAAGACACGACCaacaacaacctaacctactGGGGCCTCGACTACCCGCCCCTGACGGCCTACCACATGTACCTCTGCGGCTCTGTGGCCCAACGCATCAACCACAACTACACCAAGCTGCACGAGTCGCGGGGCTTCGAGAGCGACGCCCACAAGTTGTTCATGAGATACACAGTCCTGGTGGCGGACATCGCCATCTACATACCCGCCCTGATCGCTTATTTCTACACCACCGGGGGCGCAGTTGAGGGGCACAAAGTGAAACCGCTGTCGCCGTCGCTCTCTACCATTCTGGCGCTGCTCTACCCCGGGATCATCCTGATCGACCACGGGCACTTCCAGTACAATTGCGTCTCTCTGGGGCTCGCCGTTTTCGCCACAGTTTTCATACTGCGGAAGCGCAACATCGCCGCATCAGTGTGTTTTTGCGCCGCCCTCAACTACAAACAGATGGAGCTCTACCACGCGTTGCCTTTCTTCATGTACTTGTTGAGCTGTTGCGTGCCCAAACCCGGCCAAACGACTCTCAGTAGCCTTgtaaaactgtcaaaaatcgGTCTGACTGTTGTGACGTCATTTCTCCTAATCTGGGCGCCGTTTTTGTTCAGTCTCGACGATTTCTCGAGCGTGTTGCATCGACAGTTCCCCATAGCTCGCGGCGTCTTCGAGGACAAAGTCTCGAATTTTTGGTGCGTCTTGAACATCGTCTACAAACTGAAAACGCGATTCACCAACTACGAGATGATGAGAATCTGCCTGTTCGCCACCGTCTCCATGGTCTTTCCCTCGAGCATCGATTTGTTTTTGCGCCCCAGCTCCAAGAAGTTTGTCTTGGCTCTGATCAACTCCTCTCTAGCCTTCTTCCTCTTCAGTTTTCAGGTTCACGAGAAGACGATTCTTCTGGTCGCGGTTCCAGTTTTGTTGTACTTTTCCCAAAGACCTTTCGTTTGCTTCTGGTTCTTGTGCATCTCAGTTTTCAGTATGCTACCGTTGCTCTACAAAGACGGTCTGATCGTAGCAACCGTTGCACTCATGTTGTTCTACGTGACGTCATTCAGAGTCTCTATAGAGCATTTCTACAGAGGCTCGTTGAACGCCTCTGACGGACTGGCCGAGTACTACCGCAGCCTCCTCCACGTTCTGCTCGACATCGAGTACAAAAAAGCGACccaatttgacattttgaaaataacctACAAGCAGATCATCAAGAACAAAGAGGCGCTGAAAAACTTCGCCTTTCACGTGGTCATGATCGCGTCTCTGGGAGGTTGTCTCGTCTTGTCGTTCCTCCTGTTGGTGTTTGACCCGCCGGACAGGTACCCAGATCTGTTCCCTCTCTTGATCTCTGCCTACTCCGCCCTCCACTTCTTCGGTTTCTTCGTGTATTTCAACGTCCAACAGATCAGAATCCCGCAAGAGTTCGACGACATCAGAAATGTAAAAATCAAGTCGCAATAAAAGTGTTGACGCGGAAATGTTGTTTCTTTGACCCTGATTTCCATCACAAAGATCCCGTTTGTTTTCAGGAAGTTGTAGACGAGTCGGACGGTTGCGGGGGGAAGTTTTCTTGCGTGGTGGTGTCGGAGAAGTTCCGCGGGAAGCCTCTCATCCAGAGACACCGACTGGTCAATTCGGCACTCCAAGAAGAACTGAAGACGATCCACGCCTTCTCGCAGAAGACTTTCACTCCCGAACAGTGGAAGGAACAAAAGAGTTAACCGATGGCGTCGACCACTTCACCGCAACTTCCCTCCCCAGGTGCGTCACAGatcgattttatttcttttttgtaatttttttgttcggttttAGGCGTTTCGATCCGGGTGTCGGCTCCGGGCAAGGTGATCCTCCACGGCGAGCATTCAGTCGTTTACGACAAATTGGCGTTCGCTGCCAGTTTGGGGCTCCGGACCAGGTTGGAGTTCAGCGAGGTGGAGCCGGAGCCGGACAGGAGCGACGTGGTGGCGATAGAGTTCCCCGCGATCAACGTCCTGCACTTTTATAGCCTCCAGGTAACAATGTAACATCAGTGTTACGTAACATTCGCAACATCTCTCGTACGTAACATTGGTAACGTCTCTGTTACATGCTTCAGGACATCAAGGATCTCTTGGCCAAACCCGTTCCGGTGTCCAGAGCCGCGTCGAGCTACAACTTCACCCATCCCGAAGTCCTTGACCACGAGCAGGTCCTCGACAGCGTCCAGACCTTCATGAAGGAGAAGTCGGGGTCGCTGCCCCCCGACTCCAAACAGTACCAAGCTCTGGTCGCCTTCTTCTACTTGTTCTGGTCGATCTTGGGCACCGTCGACGTCGAGCTCAAGCGCTTCAAGCTGACCATCAAGAGCGATTTGACT contains:
- the LOC138128856 gene encoding mitochondrial import inner membrane translocase subunit Tim22 → MSSPQENKRQLTPEEWSYLTQYFVGNNYRYRENIIIPKNLGPVRIKTNEEKMVEAFFESCPFKSLMSCVIGYGLGAAIGLFSSSVGPTATNVEQQTARQVFQEMKTTTLGYAKNFAVIGALFSAVECSIETMRGKSDWKNGTYAGGVTGGLIGLRAGVKAGVLGAAGFAAFSTAIDYYMHSRS
- the gny gene encoding probable dolichyl pyrophosphate Man9GlcNAc2 alpha-1,3-glucosyltransferase encodes the protein MFFVKLSCEVWLVILGGLVAVLLRGCTSLHPYSGAGTPPMYGDYEAQRHWMEITTNLAVTEWYKDTTNNNLTYWGLDYPPLTAYHMYLCGSVAQRINHNYTKLHESRGFESDAHKLFMRYTVLVADIAIYIPALIAYFYTTGGAVEGHKVKPLSPSLSTILALLYPGIILIDHGHFQYNCVSLGLAVFATVFILRKRNIAASVCFCAALNYKQMELYHALPFFMYLLSCCVPKPGQTTLSSLVKLSKIGLTVVTSFLLIWAPFLFSLDDFSSVLHRQFPIARGVFEDKVSNFWCVLNIVYKLKTRFTNYEMMRICLFATVSMVFPSSIDLFLRPSSKKFVLALINSSLAFFLFSFQVHEKTILLVAVPVLLYFSQRPFVCFWFLCISVFSMLPLLYKDGLIVATVALMLFYVTSFRVSIEHFYRGSLNASDGLAEYYRSLLHVLLDIEYKKATQFDILKITYKQIIKNKEALKNFAFHVVMIASLGGCLVLSFLLLVFDPPDRYPDLFPLLISAYSALHFFGFFVYFNVQQIRIPQEFDDIRNVKIKSQ